A window of the Alnus glutinosa chromosome 4, dhAlnGlut1.1, whole genome shotgun sequence genome harbors these coding sequences:
- the LOC133865968 gene encoding G-type lectin S-receptor-like serine/threonine-protein kinase At1g34300 produces the protein MTFQIQPRLLFLVVFLLVAPKASEAAGIYTPGLTLSVSNANDVWSSPGSTFFLGFRPISTDLPNSFIASIYYSGGVPIWTAGSTPVDSLASLQFLSSGALRLLNGSGHTVWDSGTADKGVSSASLDDSGNLSLFRNDTVVWSSFDNPTDTVVPSQNFTTSKVLRSGLYSFHLINSGNLTLRWNDSIVYFTRGLNSSFNVNLTSPSLGIQNIGILSIFDPTLPSGVIMAYSNDYAENRDTLRYLKLDGDGNLRIYSSDSGSGTQIARWAAVEDQCQVFGYCGNMGICSFNDSGPICGCPSQNFELVDPKDSRQGCKRKVETVDCPGSPTMLDMENTQFLTYPPETDSQVFFVGISACRSNCLVSPSCDASTSLSDGTGLCYIKPPGFISGYQSPALPSSSYVKVCSPVDPNPSPYAQLTGKGGGWRMHPWVVAVVVIGTILGLVAMEGSLWWWCCRNSPKFGVLSAHYALLEYASGAPVQFTYKELQRATKGFKEKLGTGGFGAVYKGILSNKTVAAVKQLEGIEQGEKQFRMEVATISSTHHLNLVRLIGFCSEGRHRLLVYEFMKNGSLDNFLFVSEGQSGKLLNWEYRFNIALGTAKGFTYLHEECRDCIVHCDIKPENILLDENYAAKVSDFGLAKLINPKDHRYRTLTSVRGTRGYLAPEWLANLPITSKSDVYGYGMVLLEIVSGRRNFEVSAETHRQKFCVWAYEEFEKGNVKAILDKRLADQEVDMEQVVRAVKVSFWCIQEQPSQRPMMSKVVQMLEGITEIERPPAPKALTEGSINGSSINVTSNISAFSTTAVSVPAPSSSSSFQTTGVSLHASGKNIERASSSLLRSYTEVHSEV, from the coding sequence atgacCTTCCAAATCCAACCCAGATTACTcttccttgttgtttttctgttagTGGCACCAAAAGCATCAGAAGCAGCAGGCATATACACGCCAGGCTTAACCCTCTCCGTCTCCAACGCGAACGATGTGTGGTCCTCCCCAGGCTCCACCTTCTTCCTAGGCTTCCGCCCCATCTCCACCGACCTCCCCAACTCCTTCATCGCCTCCATCTACTACTCCGGCGGCGTCCCCATCTGGACAGCAGGCTCCACCCCAGTGGACTCCTTGGCCTCCCTCCAGTTCCTCTCCTCCGGCGCCCTCCGTCTCCTCAACGGCTCCGGCCATACCGTTTGGGACTCCGGCACTGCTGACAAAGGCGTCTCCTCCGCCTCCCTCGATGACTCCGGCAACCTCTCCCTCTTCCGAAACGACACCGTCGTCTGGTCCTCCTTCGACAACCCCACTGACACGGTCGTGCCGTCCCAGAACTTCACCACCAGTAAGGTTCTGCGATCTGGGTTGTACTCCTTTCATCTTATTAATTCTGGGAATCTCACGCTTCGTTGGAACGATAGTATTGTATATTTCACTAGGGGTTTGAATTCCTCGTTTAATGTCAATTTGACTTCCCCGAGTCTGGGAATACAGAACATTGGGATTCTGTCGATTTTCGATCCCACTTTGCCTAGTGGGGTTATCATGGCTTACAGCAATGATTATGCCGAGAATAGGGACACTCTGAGATATTTGAAGCTGGATGGTGATGGGAATTTGAGGATATATAGCTCCGATAGTGGGAGTGGGACTCAAATAGCGAGATGGGCAGCTGTTGAGGATCAATGTCAGGTTTTTGGGTACTGTGGGAATATGGGAATTTGTAGTTTCAATGATTCGGGCCCGATTTGCGGGTGCCCATCTCAGAATTTCGAGCTAGTTGATCCAAAAGATAGTAGGCAAGGGTGTAAGAGGAAGGTGGAGACTGTGGATTGTCCAGGGAGTCCGACTATGTTGGATATGGAAAATACACAGTTCCTAACATACCCTCCGGAGACAGATTCGCAGGTTTTCTTTGTGGGTATATCCGCGTGTAGGTCGAATTGTCTTGTGAGTCCTAGTTGCGATGCTTCAACTTCGTTGTCAGATGGGACGGGGTTGTGTTATATCAAGCCTCCAGGTTTTATTAGTGGCTATCAGAGTCCGGCACTGCCGAGCAGTTCATATGTCAAGGTTTGCTCGCCAGTGGATCCAAACCCATCACCTTATGCACAGCTTACTGGGAAGGGCGGTGGTTGGAGGATGCATCCGTGGGTTGTGGCTGTTGTGGTTATAGGTACTattttgggtttggttgccaTGGAGGGTAGTTTGTGGTGGTGGTGTTGTAGAAACAGCCCTAAGTTCGGAGTATTGTCAGCTCACTATGCTCTTCTTGAGTATGCTTCTGGTGCTCCAGTCCAGTTCACATATAAGGAGCTCCAGCGCGCAACCAAGGGATTCAAGGAGAAGCTTGGAACTGGAGGATTTGGTGCTGTTTACAAAGGGATTCTTTCTAATAAAACGGTTGCTGCAGTGAAGCAACTTGAGGGAATTGAACAGGGGGAAAAACAGTTTAGAATGGAGGTTGCAACTATAAGTAGCACCCATCATTTGAATTTGGTGAGATTGATTGGTTTTTGCTCCGAAGGACGCCATAGGCTTCTAGTATACGAGTTCATGAAAAATGGGTCTCTTGATAATTTCCTTTTCGTATCAGAAGGTCAGTCAGGAAAATTGTTGAATTGGGAATACCGGTTCAACATTGCCCTTGGTACTGCAAAGGGGTTCACATACCTTCACGAGGAGTGTCGAGACTGCATTGTCCACTGTGATATAAAGCCAGAAAACATTCTCTTGGATGAGAACTATGCTGCCAAAGTCTCAGATTTTGGTCTTGCCAAGCTGATTAATCCAAAGGACCATAGATACCGAACCTTGACAAGCGTCAGAGGTACTAGAGGATATTTGGCACCAGAATGGCTGGCAAATCTTCCAATAACTTCAAAATCTGATGTTTATGGTTATGGTATGGTTCTTTTGGAGATAGTGAGTGGGAGACGTAATTTCGAAGTTTCTGCAGAAACCCATCGGCAAAAGTTCTGTGTGTGGGCATATGAAGAGTTTGAGAAGGGTAATGTCAAGGCAATTCTTGACAAGAGGCTTGCTGACCAAGAGGTTGATATGGAGCAAGTGGTGAGGGCAGTTAAAGTCAGCTTTTGGTGCATCCAGGAGCAACCGTCACAGAGACCAATGATGAGCAAAGTGGTGCAGATGTTAGAAGGGATTACAGAGATTGAGAGGCCACCTGCCCCTAAGGCCTTGACTGAAGGGTCCATTAATGGAAGCAGCATAAATGTGACCAGCAACATTAGTGCTTTCTCCACCACTGCAGTTTCAGTCCCAGCTCcctcttcatcttcatcattcCAAACCACAGGAGTTTCACTTCATGCTTCAGGGAAGAATATAGAGAGGGCATCATCATCCCTTTTACGATCATACACAGAGGTCCATAGTGAAGTTTAA